In Sceloporus undulatus isolate JIND9_A2432 ecotype Alabama chromosome 10, SceUnd_v1.1, whole genome shotgun sequence, the following proteins share a genomic window:
- the NAA25 gene encoding N-alpha-acetyltransferase 25, NatB auxiliary subunit isoform X1, producing the protein MFEQVLIRFQQHSALCLMTFGRYLHRDYLDNGNNKMAIQQADKLLKKHKDLHCAKVLKAIGLQRTGKQDEAFTLAQEVAALEPTDDNSLQALTILYREMHRPELVTKLYEAAVKKVPNSEEYHSHLFMAYARVGEYKKMQQAGMALYKIVPKNPYYFWSVMSLIMQSISAQDEKLSKTMFLPLAERMVEKMVKEDKIEAEAEVELYYMILERLEKYQEALDVVRGKLGEKLTSELQSRENKCMEMYKKLGKWPECNALSRKLLLKNPDDWQFYMIYFDSLFQLMDTAWSPPAEEEHSLEGEVHHSTEQAVAFIEQRIIQESNSVRPLRGPYLAQLELIRRLRHRGCSEEHKLGDPGELMFQYFKRFGDKPCCFTDIKVFADLLPSTQYTKFINQLLGVIPLSAPTESKIALPANIKALQQHLCVVQLTRLLGLYHTMDKSQKLAAVRDLMLRYRHGLDFGKSCLKTELQFSDYYCLLAVHLLLDIWLEAGEEAAAWQCLMLLEEGLTHSPSNAQFKLLLIRIYCILGAFEPVVELYSSLDAKHIQHDTIGYLLTRYAAAFGHYAAASQSCNFALRFFHSNQKDTSEYIIQAYKYGAFEKIPEFIAFRNRLNSSLHFAQVRTERMLLDLLLEANISTSLEENIKSMSLSPEEDDIPWNDLQDNRDLTVLFNWDPKDRCISEEDKRLSLEEETIWLRIRSLTLRLISGLPALGHTAQPKNSEKNTENGVCSKIDTIRALLRQLDTAVNSGKRFLEQKIQYPVLGPPPSRMAGYFNSGSCQCQTSLFYLVSEIYELDTNGLEDSTAIQERIGNSLKSLLEQLTDQFNKCKGDLLEVREGSFKTHPNILENLVFFVETISIVLWVCSYSDSILRPCRSSLQKKKKKKKESIVAMPPVFASFQDYLSGLQTLTSNVIDHIKGLEITLAALKLEELSIEDNLLLQEEKKFTKTALEKVQNSYQHAVQEIGELLKKRLDTIKNLKV; encoded by the exons ATGTTTGAGCAGGTTCTAATCAGATTTCAGCAACATTCAGCTTTGTGTTTGATGACGTTTGGAAGATACCTTCATAGAG ATTATCTTGATAATGGCAATAATAAAATGGCAATCCAGCAGGCAGACAAGCTGCTGAAAAAACACAAAGATCTACACTGTGCTAAG GTTTTGAAAGCAATTGGTCTGCAGAGAACTGGGAAACAAGATGAAGCATTCACTCTGGCACAAGAAGTAGCAGCCCTTGAACCTACAGATGACAATTCATTGCAAGCTCTGACTATCTTATATCGAGAAATGCATCGAC CCGAGCTGGTCACAAAACTCTATGAAGCAGCTGTGAAGAAAGTTCCGAACAGTGAAGAGTATCATTCCCATCTCTTCATGGCTTATGCCAGAGTTGGAGAATACAAGAAGATGCAACAG GCTGGAATGGCACTTTATAAGATCGTTCCCAAAAACCCTTACTACTTTTGGTCGGTGATGAGCTTGATTATGCAG TCAATATCTGCACAGGATGAAAAACTATCAAAAACCATGTTTTTACCCCTAGCTGAGAGGATGGTAGAAAAAATGGTGAAAGAAGATAAAATTGAAGCTGAAGCAGAA GTTGAACTTTACTACATGATTCTAGAACGCTTGGAAAAATACCAAGAAGCTCTGGATGTTGTGAGAGGAAAATTAGGAG AGAAGCTGACCAGTGAGCTCCAGAGCAGAGAGAACAAGTGCATGGAGATGTACAAAAAACTGGGCAAGTGGCCAGAATGCAATGCTCTCTCAAGAAAACTTCTGCTTAAAAA CCCAGATGATTGGCAGTTCTATATGATTTACTTTGATTCCCTCTTTCAACTGATGGACACAGCCTGGAGTCCTCCAGCTGAAGAAGAGCA TTCTCTGGAAGGCGAAGTGCATCACAGCACAGAGCAGGCCGTGGCTTTCATAGAGCAGAGGATAATACAAGAATCCAACAGCGTCCGCCCACTCCGGGGACCTTACCTTGCCCAGCTAGAGCTGATCAGGCGTTTGCGGCACAGAGGCTGCAGTGAAGAACACAAGTTGG GTGATCCAGGAGAACTAATGTTCCAATATTTCAAACGATTTGGTGATAAACCCTGCTGCTTTACGGATATCAAGGTGTTTGCAGACCTCCTCCCTTCAACCCAGTATACAAAG TTCATCAACCAGTTGTTGGGGGTCATCCCCCTCTCTGCACCAACAGAAAGCAAGATCGCACTACCAGCTAACATTAAAGCACTGCAGCAACACTTATGTGTTGTGCAGTTGACAAGATTGCTTGGCCTTTATCACACAATGGACAAATCCCAAAAGCTGGCTGCAGTCCGTGACTTGATGCTGCGGTATCGACATGGACTAGATTTCG GAAAATCCTGCTTGAAAACAGAGTTGCAGTTTTCAGACTACTATTGTCTACTTGCTGTTCACTTACTGCTTGACATCTGGCTAGAGGCAG GTGAAGAGGCAGCTGCTTGGCAGTGCTTGATGTTGCTAGAAGAAGGCCTGACCCACAGTCCCTCCAATGCTCAGTTCAAGCTGCTGCTCATCCGAATCTACTGCATTCTTGGGGCGTTTGAGCCAGTTGTGGAGCTCTACTCCAGCCTTGATGCAAAGCACATACAGCATGACACTATTGG TTACTTGCTGACACGCTATGCTGCAGCCTTTGGTCACTATGCTGCTGCATCACAGTCCTGCAACTTTGCACTCAGGTTTTTCCACTCCAACCAGAAAGAT ACCTCAGAATACATTATTCAAGCCTATAAATATGGTGCATTTGAGAAGATCCCAGAATTCATTGCTTTCAGGAACAGACTGAACTCCTCACTTCATTTTGCACAAGTCCGCACAGAACGAATGCTGTTGGACCTGCTACTTGAAGCAAATAT ATCAACGAGTTTAGAAGAAAATATAAAGTCCATGAGCCTAAGTCCAGAAGAAGATGACATTCCCTGGAATGATCTGCAAGATAACCGAGACCTCACTGTCCTATTTAATTGGGATCCAAAAGACAG GTGCATTTCTGAAGAGGACAAAAGACTTTCCTTAGAGGAAGAGACGATCTGGTTGCGGATTCGGTCTTTGACGTTACGATTGATCAGTGGACTGCCAGCTCTCGGCCACACAGCTCAGCCAAAGAACTCTGAGAAGAACACTGAGAACGGTGTTTGCTCCAAGATTGACACCATACGGGCTTTGCTGCGGCAACTGGACACTGCAGTGAATTCGGGGAAGCGGTTTCTTGAGCAGAAGATTCAG TATCCTGTCCTTGGTCCTCCTCCTTCCAGAATGGCTGGCTACTTCAACAGTGGGAGCTGCCAGTGCCAGACCAGCTTATTTTATCTTGTTAGTGAAATTTATGAACTGGATACCAACGGTTTAG aagaTTCAACAGCAATTCAAGAGCGAATAGGGAATAGCTTGAAATCGCTATTAGAACAACTAACAG ATCAGTTCAATAAATGCAAAGGTGATCTGTTGGAAGTGAGGGAAGGCAGCTTCAAAACTCAtccaaatattttagaaaatctTGTCTTTTTTGTGGAG ACCATTTCAATCGTCCTCTGGGTGTGCAGCTATTCTGACTCCATCCTCCGGCCCTGCAGATCAAgcttgcagaagaagaaaaagaagaaaaaagagagcatTGTAGCAATG CCCCCAGTGTTTGCAAGCTTCCAAGATTACCTTTCTGGCCTCCAGACACTCACTTCCAATGTGATAGATCATATCAAAGGGCTTGAAATTACTCTCGCTGCACTTAAACTTGAAGAGCTGTCTATAGAGGACAACTTACTGTTGCAG GAAGAAAAGAAGTTTACAAAGACTGCGCTAGAGAAAGTCCAGAACAGTTACCAGCATGCAGTTCAGGAAATTGGAGAACTGCTGAAAAAGAGACTTGACACCATCAAAAATCTCAAGGTTTGA